The following coding sequences are from one Buchnera aphidicola (Cinara confinis) window:
- the hisB gene encoding bifunctional histidinol-phosphatase/imidazoleglycerol-phosphate dehydratase HisB: MIKKFIFIDRDGTLIREPKDYQIDSLNKLFFEPYVIVSLLKLIRFGYHLILITNQDGLGSPNFLIKNFSVVQNFMLQVFASQGIFFESILICPHYIHDNCNCRKPKVELVKHWLYNNIMDKKYSCVIGDRKTDLQLAKNMGIRGFLYHSKELSWKKITDILTKVYRSAVFSRTTNETKVFIKINLDQSIKNYINTGIDFLNHMLDQVRVHSGISLYIHAQGDLKIDDHHTIEDIGIALGLALKKALGNKFGIARYGFTLPMDESLSSCFLDFSGRSCFIFKVKFKNKFIGDLSSCMIKHFFDSLSQSMQASLHIYATGENDHHCAEGIFKSFGRALRQAIHIQDKILPTSKGLL; encoded by the coding sequence ATGATAAAAAAATTTATTTTTATTGATCGCGATGGAACTTTAATAAGAGAACCTAAAGATTATCAGATTGATAGTTTAAATAAGTTATTTTTTGAACCTTATGTAATAGTTTCTTTATTAAAATTAATTCGTTTTGGTTATCATTTAATATTAATTACTAATCAAGATGGTTTAGGAAGTCCTAATTTTTTAATAAAAAATTTTAGTGTAGTACAGAATTTTATGTTACAAGTATTTGCGTCACAAGGTATTTTTTTTGAAAGTATTTTAATTTGTCCACATTATATACATGATAATTGTAATTGTCGAAAGCCAAAGGTAGAACTAGTTAAACATTGGTTATATAATAATATAATGGATAAAAAATATAGTTGTGTTATAGGAGATAGAAAAACTGATCTACAGTTAGCAAAAAATATGGGGATTCGTGGTTTTTTGTATCATTCTAAAGAATTATCTTGGAAAAAGATTACAGATATATTAACTAAAGTATATCGTTCTGCAGTTTTTTCAAGAACTACAAATGAAACAAAAGTTTTTATTAAAATTAATTTAGATCAATCAATAAAAAATTATATCAATACTGGTATAGATTTTTTAAATCATATGTTGGATCAAGTAAGGGTACATAGCGGTATATCTTTATATATTCATGCGCAAGGTGATTTAAAAATTGATGATCATCACACGATTGAAGATATTGGAATTGCATTAGGTTTAGCTTTAAAAAAGGCATTAGGTAATAAATTTGGAATAGCACGGTATGGTTTTACATTGCCTATGGATGAAAGTTTATCTTCTTGTTTTTTAGATTTTTCAGGGCGTTCTTGTTTTATTTTTAAAGTAAAGTTTAAAAACAAATTTATAGGAGACTTAAGTTCTTGTATGATTAAACATTTTTTTGATTCTTTATCACAATCAATGCAAGCATCGTTACATATTTATGCTACAGGAGAAAATGATCATCATTGTGCCGAAGGTATATTTAAATCTTTTGGTCGTGCTTTAAGGCAAGCTATACATATTCAAGATAAAATATTACCGACATCAAAAGGTTTATTATAA
- the hisH gene encoding imidazole glycerol phosphate synthase subunit HisH, whose protein sequence is MSIVIINTGCANLFSVKIAIQRLGYQVLISDNRKDILTAKKIFLPGVGSSTSVMMMLRKKNLIETICQLKQPVLGICLGMQLFSNISLENNRCKMLNIIPDLTVRLHSQKYSLPHIGWNNVYFHKYNILFDGIDSGTRFYFLHSYCIYPTKYTIALTKHGSFFSAAIKKNNFFGVQFHPEKSGINGLQLLKNFLEI, encoded by the coding sequence ATGTCAATTGTTATTATAAATACAGGTTGCGCAAATTTATTTTCTGTAAAAATAGCGATTCAACGGTTAGGTTATCAAGTTTTAATTAGTGATAATCGCAAGGATATTTTAACTGCTAAAAAAATATTTTTACCTGGAGTAGGATCTTCAACATCAGTTATGATGATGTTACGTAAAAAAAATTTAATAGAGACGATTTGTCAATTAAAGCAACCTGTTTTAGGAATTTGCTTAGGAATGCAACTTTTTTCGAATATAAGTTTAGAAAATAATAGATGTAAAATGTTAAATATTATACCGGATTTAACGGTAAGATTACATAGTCAGAAGTATTCATTACCACATATTGGTTGGAATAATGTTTATTTTCATAAATATAATATTTTATTTGATGGTATTGATTCTGGTACAAGATTTTATTTTTTACATAGTTATTGTATCTATCCTACTAAATATACAATCGCACTAACAAAACATGGATCATTTTTTAGCGCTGCCATAAAAAAAAATAACTTTTTTGGAGTTCAATTTCATCCAGAAAAATCAGGGATTAATGGTTTACAATTATTAAAAAATTTTTTAGAGATTTAA
- a CDS encoding 1-(5-phosphoribosyl)-5-[(5-phosphoribosylamino)methylideneamino] imidazole-4-carboxamide isomerase: protein MIIPSLDYIKNTVVRLYQGNYHLQTLYKDRIVDKIKQYVDEGAEQIHLVDLGGCKDPLNRKKDIKDIFPENCKTIFQVGGGIRSKKDIQYLLSNGVSKVVLGTIAVTEAEKLKKWLKYFDCEQIILAIDIKINKNNQNQVAINGWKNITNITLEELINFFLPYGLKHVLCTDISRDGTFFGPNFKLYRNLARIFPKISFQASGGISHINDIKKLKKTGIKNIIIGKAFLEKRFTLPEAIKCWRSV from the coding sequence ATGATTATTCCGTCATTAGATTATATAAAAAATACTGTGGTAAGGTTATATCAGGGCAATTATCATTTACAAACGTTATATAAAGATCGGATTGTTGATAAAATAAAACAATATGTTGATGAAGGAGCAGAACAAATTCATTTAGTAGATTTAGGTGGTTGTAAAGATCCCTTAAATAGAAAAAAAGATATTAAAGATATTTTTCCGGAAAATTGTAAAACAATTTTTCAAGTCGGAGGAGGAATACGATCAAAAAAAGATATACAATATTTATTGTCGAATGGAGTTTCTAAAGTTGTATTGGGGACGATAGCGGTTACAGAAGCAGAGAAATTAAAAAAATGGTTAAAATATTTTGATTGTGAGCAAATCATATTGGCTATTGATATCAAAATCAATAAAAATAATCAAAATCAAGTAGCTATTAATGGTTGGAAAAATATTACAAATATTACTTTAGAAGAATTAATTAATTTTTTTTTACCATATGGCTTAAAACATGTTTTATGTACTGATATTTCACGAGACGGCACTTTTTTTGGTCCAAATTTTAAATTATATCGGAATTTAGCACGTATTTTTCCCAAAATATCTTTTCAAGCTTCAGGTGGAATCAGCCATATTAATGATATTAAAAAATTAAAAAAAACAGGAATAAAAAATATTATTATTGGTAAAGCTTTTTTAGAAAAGAGATTCACTTTGCCGGAGGCAATAAAATGTTGGCGAAGCGTATAA
- the hisF gene encoding imidazole glycerol phosphate synthase subunit HisF: MLAKRIIACLDIKDGYVVKGIQFKKHIIIGDIVQLAKFYSNEGIDELVLYDITASSQNRIVNKDWISRIAEVINIPFSVAGGINTIEEAAKILRLGADKISINSPALLDPFLISRLADRFGSQCVVVGVDSWFNKRKKKYEVFQYTGDSKKIFQTCWDTFDWIKKIQLLGAGEIVLNTMNTDGMQKGYDISQLSKVRKICKVPLIASGGAGDVRDFLFVFQKANVDGALAASVFHNKIISINILKDFLMHHGVEIRKCLLTKI, translated from the coding sequence ATGTTGGCGAAGCGTATAATAGCTTGTTTAGATATTAAAGATGGTTATGTGGTTAAAGGAATTCAATTTAAAAAACACATAATTATTGGAGATATTGTTCAATTAGCAAAATTTTACTCGAATGAAGGTATTGATGAGTTAGTATTATATGATATTACCGCTTCTTCTCAAAATCGTATTGTAAATAAAGATTGGATTTCACGTATAGCTGAAGTGATTAATATACCTTTCTCTGTAGCTGGTGGTATAAATACAATAGAAGAAGCAGCAAAAATTTTGAGATTAGGTGCTGATAAAATTTCTATAAACTCTCCCGCTCTTTTAGATCCTTTTTTAATTAGTCGTTTAGCTGATCGTTTTGGTTCACAATGTGTTGTTGTAGGTGTAGATTCTTGGTTTAATAAAAGAAAAAAAAAATATGAGGTTTTTCAGTATACTGGAGATTCAAAAAAAATTTTTCAAACATGTTGGGATACTTTTGATTGGATTAAAAAAATTCAGTTATTAGGGGCTGGAGAAATAGTTTTAAATACAATGAATACTGATGGAATGCAAAAAGGTTATGATATTTCTCAATTATCAAAAGTAAGAAAAATATGTAAGGTTCCATTGATTGCATCTGGTGGAGCTGGAGATGTACGGGACTTTTTATTTGTTTTTCAAAAAGCGAATGTAGATGGAGCTTTGGCTGCTTCAGTTTTTCATAATAAAATTATATCTATTAATATTTTAAAAGACTTTTTAATGCATCATGGAGTGGAAATTCGGAAATGTTTGTTGACAAAAATATAG
- the hisIE gene encoding bifunctional phosphoribosyl-AMP cyclohydrolase/phosphoribosyl-ATP diphosphatase HisIE has product MFVDKNIDKLNWKKINNMVPVIVQHYLSGEILMHGYMNQIALSNTIEKKLLTFFSRTKKRLWTKGELSKNFLHVISIILDCDEDALLVQVKPVGNTCHLDRGSCFKNHSFSYLFLYQLDNLIESRKNDSLGFSYTKKLYSSGIARIAQKVGEEAIETVIAALENNSINLINEISDLIFHILVLLRERNLSFNNIIKNLKNRMKH; this is encoded by the coding sequence ATGTTTGTTGACAAAAATATAGACAAATTGAATTGGAAGAAAATTAATAATATGGTTCCTGTTATAGTGCAACATTATTTGTCTGGTGAAATACTTATGCATGGATATATGAATCAAATAGCATTATCAAATACTATTGAGAAGAAATTATTAACTTTTTTTTCTAGAACTAAAAAAAGACTTTGGACTAAAGGCGAACTATCTAAAAATTTTTTACACGTAATATCTATAATTTTGGATTGTGACGAAGATGCACTTTTAGTGCAAGTTAAACCTGTTGGAAATACTTGTCATTTAGATCGCGGGAGTTGTTTTAAGAATCATTCATTTAGTTATTTATTTTTATATCAATTAGATAATCTTATTGAAAGTAGAAAAAATGATAGTTTAGGTTTTTCTTATACAAAGAAATTATATTCTTCTGGAATAGCTAGAATAGCGCAGAAAGTTGGAGAAGAAGCTATTGAAACTGTTATAGCTGCATTAGAAAATAATTCAATTAATTTGATTAATGAAATTTCTGATTTAATTTTTCATATTTTAGTGCTTTTACGTGAGCGAAATTTATCTTTTAATAATATTATTAAAAATTTAAAAAATCGCATGAAACATTGA
- the gndA gene encoding NADP-dependent phosphogluconate dehydrogenase: MLKNDLGVIGMGVMGKNLAHNIANHGYKVSVFNRSISSTTKILVQNPISGIFPIFSLKEFICSLKKPRCVILMIKAGAPVDDLISLLLPYLEDDDLIIDGGNSFFKDTISRCNLLKEKKILFLGTGISGGEEGALNGPAIMPGGTKKAYKRISDVFKNISAKYNNEACVQYIGPNGAGHYVKMVHNGIEYSDMELIAESYFLLKILLGMNNKEMSDTFCIWNTGELSSYLIEITSQILRKKNSQGKYELDFILDEASHKGTGMWTAQSALELHIPLSVITESVFVRYLSSLRSQRFIAATILKGPKCKIIDSKNRKDFIEDIRKALFLGKIISYAQGFNQMKEASQKYLWNLNFSNIAKIFRAGCIIRANFLNDIMSSFSENNELINLLITPLFQDVINEYQNSLRRIVTVAMKNGIAVPVFSAALSYYDSYRAINSSANLIQAQRDYFGSHTYKRVDKIGSFHLDWAH; the protein is encoded by the coding sequence ATGTTAAAAAATGATCTGGGTGTTATTGGTATGGGTGTAATGGGAAAAAATTTAGCTCATAATATCGCTAATCATGGATATAAGGTTTCGGTTTTTAATCGATCTATTAGTTCTACAACTAAAATTTTAGTTCAAAATCCTATTTCAGGAATTTTTCCTATTTTTTCATTAAAGGAATTTATTTGCTCATTAAAAAAACCTCGGTGCGTTATATTAATGATTAAAGCTGGAGCGCCTGTTGATGACTTGATTTCCTTGTTATTACCTTATTTAGAAGATGATGATTTAATCATTGATGGCGGAAATTCTTTTTTTAAAGATACTATTTCACGTTGTAATTTATTAAAAGAAAAAAAGATTCTTTTTCTAGGCACGGGGATTTCAGGTGGAGAAGAAGGTGCTTTAAATGGTCCGGCTATTATGCCAGGAGGAACTAAAAAAGCATATAAAAGGATTTCAGATGTCTTTAAAAATATTTCTGCAAAATATAATAATGAAGCTTGCGTGCAATATATTGGGCCTAATGGAGCCGGTCATTATGTAAAAATGGTACATAATGGTATTGAATATAGTGACATGGAATTAATCGCTGAATCTTATTTTTTATTAAAAATATTATTAGGTATGAATAATAAAGAAATGTCTGATACTTTTTGTATATGGAATACGGGTGAGTTATCTAGTTATTTAATTGAAATTACGAGTCAAATTTTAAGAAAAAAAAATTCTCAAGGAAAATATGAATTAGATTTCATTTTAGATGAAGCGTCACATAAAGGAACGGGCATGTGGACAGCTCAAAGCGCATTAGAATTACATATTCCACTTTCTGTCATTACAGAGTCTGTTTTTGTAAGATATTTATCTTCTTTACGTTCACAACGTTTTATTGCGGCAACTATTTTAAAAGGACCTAAGTGTAAAATCATTGATTCTAAAAACAGAAAAGATTTTATCGAGGATATAAGAAAGGCATTATTTTTAGGAAAGATTATTTCTTATGCGCAAGGATTTAATCAAATGAAAGAAGCTTCGCAAAAATATTTATGGAATTTAAATTTTTCGAATATTGCAAAAATTTTTCGAGCTGGTTGCATCATTCGTGCTAATTTTTTAAATGATATTATGAGTTCTTTTTCTGAAAATAATGAGTTAATTAATTTATTAATTACACCTCTTTTTCAAGATGTTATTAATGAATATCAAAATTCTTTGCGTCGTATTGTTACAGTTGCCATGAAAAATGGAATTGCGGTTCCAGTTTTTTCTGCAGCTTTATCATATTATGATTCATATCGTGCTATAAATTCTTCAGCTAATTTAATTCAAGCACAAAGAGATTATTTTGGGTCTCATACTTATAAAAGAGTGGATAAAATTGGATCTTTTCATTTAGATTGGGCACACTAA
- the metG gene encoding methionine--tRNA ligase has translation MNNTIKNILVTCAFPYANGKLHLGHILEQVQADIWVRYHRLRNRQVTFICADDAHGTAIFLHAKKLNIHPNELILVMKKQHQKVLSQFSISHDYYSTTDSKQNKKLCCHIYQTLKEKKLISKKIIPQLYDTSLQMFLSDRLVKGACPVCLIRDQFGDHCDSCGATYNGVELIQPQSILSNSQPVIKKSMHFFLELSKFSNFLKNWIHSGSLQVPVVNKVKEWLITGLKNWNISRDKPYFGFKIPGVIKKYFYVWWDAPIGYISCIQELSLISSNFSVDKFWKKDSNILLYHFIGKDIIYFHSLFWPAILEGIGYRKPTKIFAHGYLTINGSKLSKSKGMMISADHWLKYFDSDSLRYYFASKLSDSIDDIEMNLNDYLFKINSDIVNNIVNLASRNASFLKKYFSNKLSKVIVAPKLYQLYYDAIKEIEYFFENRNFQKIIKKIIYLSDIANQYISEEKPWLLIQNFQSRNHVHNICSMGINFFRILMIALKPIIPKITKKAEIFLNISLSWDDIQKPLLNHKINDFYSLYSRIQPEEITNFLKTLNS, from the coding sequence ATGAACAATACTATCAAAAATATTTTAGTGACATGTGCATTTCCGTATGCTAATGGAAAATTACATTTAGGGCATATTTTAGAGCAAGTACAAGCAGATATTTGGGTTCGTTATCATCGCTTAAGAAATCGTCAGGTAACATTTATTTGTGCGGATGACGCGCATGGAACAGCAATTTTTTTACATGCCAAAAAGTTAAATATTCATCCTAATGAATTAATTCTTGTAATGAAAAAACAACATCAAAAAGTTTTATCTCAGTTTTCTATTTCACATGATTATTATTCCACTACAGATAGTAAACAAAATAAAAAGCTATGTTGTCATATATATCAAACTTTAAAAGAAAAAAAATTAATTTCTAAAAAAATAATACCTCAATTATATGATACATCTTTACAAATGTTTTTATCAGATCGTTTAGTTAAAGGAGCATGTCCTGTTTGTTTGATTCGTGATCAATTTGGTGATCATTGTGATTCTTGCGGTGCTACATATAATGGTGTGGAATTAATACAACCCCAATCTATATTATCTAATTCCCAGCCAGTTATCAAAAAATCTATGCATTTTTTTTTAGAATTATCAAAATTCTCAAATTTTTTAAAGAATTGGATACATTCTGGTTCTTTACAAGTTCCTGTAGTAAATAAAGTTAAAGAATGGTTAATAACAGGTTTGAAAAATTGGAATATATCACGTGACAAACCGTATTTTGGTTTTAAAATTCCAGGTGTTATAAAAAAATATTTTTATGTTTGGTGGGATGCGCCTATAGGATATATTAGTTGCATTCAAGAATTAAGCTTAATTAGTTCAAATTTTTCTGTAGATAAGTTTTGGAAAAAAGACTCCAATATTTTATTGTATCATTTTATAGGTAAAGATATTATTTATTTTCATAGTTTATTTTGGCCAGCTATTTTAGAAGGTATTGGATATCGTAAACCTACTAAAATATTTGCTCATGGTTATCTAACAATTAATGGAAGTAAATTATCTAAATCTAAAGGCATGATGATTTCGGCTGATCATTGGTTAAAATATTTTGATTCAGATTCTTTACGTTATTATTTTGCTTCAAAGTTATCTGACTCTATAGATGATATTGAAATGAATTTAAATGATTATTTATTTAAAATTAATTCTGATATTGTGAATAATATTGTAAATCTTGCATCTCGGAATGCTAGTTTTTTAAAGAAATATTTTTCTAATAAATTATCTAAAGTGATTGTTGCGCCAAAATTATATCAATTGTATTATGATGCTATAAAGGAAATAGAATATTTTTTTGAAAATAGAAATTTTCAAAAAATTATTAAAAAAATAATATATTTATCTGATATCGCTAACCAATATATTAGTGAAGAAAAACCTTGGTTATTAATTCAAAATTTTCAATCTAGAAATCATGTGCATAATATTTGTTCTATGGGAATTAATTTTTTTAGAATTCTAATGATTGCTTTAAAACCCATTATTCCAAAAATTACGAAGAAAGCTGAAATTTTTTTAAATATTTCTTTATCTTGGGATGATATTCAAAAACCATTATTAAATCATAAAATCAATGATTTTTATAGTTTATATTCAAGAATTCAACCTGAAGAGATTACAAATTTTTTAAAAACTCTTAATTCATGA
- the tilS gene encoding tRNA lysidine(34) synthetase TilS translates to MIKNLFLKYPKNNLFLLALSGGIDSIVLLFQMLKWKKKHKKIKVRAIHINHHLNKNSERAQEYCFWICKKYKVPLIITDIPKQIKYIHGIEQDTRNKRYQIFKKFLLKNEVLLTAHHLNDQCENIFLAFKRKRGISSLAGIKYSNKINGIHIIRPLLNYDKKKITHWAKKKNLKWIEDKSNLNIKYDRNFIRHLILPKIYKRWPYFLKNCVNSIDILSEEREVLNIFLKKKLSKNIFIDGRLSLLNFKNMLKSLKFLILKLWIFNQSKIFPNANLLNRINNELIKFKNKKIKKIIFHEYEFYEYNLSLYCVLSSKKIKKNIFIWKNIFFPIKLPNNLGFLIGVKDKNFGMKIPKPKNKEIVTIQFQVTENIESNNKKNKKKIKNMWQKNKIPPWYRNKIPLIFYNHHLICALGVFNFTKKKEKTKKNIRILWFEPL, encoded by the coding sequence TTGATAAAAAATTTATTTTTAAAATACCCAAAAAATAATCTTTTTCTACTAGCTTTAAGCGGAGGAATTGATTCAATAGTTTTATTATTTCAAATGCTTAAATGGAAAAAAAAACATAAAAAAATCAAAGTTCGTGCAATACATATTAATCACCATTTAAATAAAAATTCCGAAAGAGCTCAAGAATATTGTTTTTGGATATGTAAAAAATATAAAGTTCCTCTCATCATAACAGATATTCCAAAACAAATAAAATATATCCATGGAATAGAGCAAGACACTAGAAATAAAAGATACCAAATATTTAAAAAATTTTTATTAAAAAATGAAGTTTTACTTACCGCTCACCACCTGAACGATCAATGCGAAAATATTTTTTTAGCTTTTAAAAGAAAGAGAGGTATATCCAGTCTTGCTGGAATAAAATATTCAAATAAAATAAATGGTATACATATTATACGGCCTTTATTAAATTATGACAAAAAAAAAATTACTCATTGGGCTAAAAAAAAGAATTTAAAATGGATTGAAGACAAATCAAATTTAAATATAAAATATGATCGAAATTTTATTAGACATCTCATATTACCGAAAATATATAAACGTTGGCCTTATTTTTTAAAAAATTGTGTTAATAGCATTGATATACTTTCGGAAGAACGAGAGGTTCTAAATATTTTCCTAAAAAAAAAATTGTCTAAAAATATATTTATAGATGGTAGATTATCTTTATTAAATTTTAAAAATATGTTAAAAAGCCTAAAATTTTTAATATTAAAATTATGGATATTTAATCAAAGTAAAATATTTCCTAATGCCAATCTATTAAATCGCATAAATAATGAATTAATAAAATTTAAAAATAAAAAAATAAAAAAAATAATTTTTCATGAATATGAATTCTATGAATATAATTTGTCTCTATATTGTGTTCTATCTTCCAAAAAAATCAAAAAAAACATTTTTATTTGGAAGAATATTTTTTTTCCCATTAAATTACCAAATAATTTAGGTTTTTTGATAGGAGTAAAAGATAAAAATTTTGGCATGAAAATACCCAAACCAAAAAATAAAGAAATAGTAACTATTCAATTTCAAGTGACTGAAAACATTGAAAGCAATAACAAAAAAAATAAAAAAAAAATAAAAAACATGTGGCAAAAAAATAAAATTCCACCTTGGTATAGAAATAAAATTCCATTAATTTTTTATAATCATCATCTAATATGTGCTCTCGGAGTTTTCAACTTTACTAAAAAAAAAGAAAAAACAAAAAAAAACATTAGAATTTTATGGTTTGAACCTCTTTAA
- the nth gene encoding endonuclease III, whose amino-acid sequence MNNIIRHLILTEFERNCYYPKTELYYRNHFELLIAVILSAQTTDRQVNLVTKKLFQLASTPAQILMIGSQKLNYFIKSIGFHNKKTLFIIELSKILQIKYKGNIPSTKKKLLCLPGVGQKTANIILNTIFGKRYIAVDRHVFRVCNRTGFAIGKSTSIIEKKLMRYVPKKFILRFHNWFVLHGRYICKAKNPQCNICIIKIWCKYFKKRFSHEK is encoded by the coding sequence ATGAATAATATTATTCGACATTTGATTTTAACTGAATTTGAAAGAAATTGTTATTATCCTAAAACTGAATTATATTATAGAAATCATTTTGAATTACTTATTGCTGTAATATTATCAGCACAAACTACTGATAGACAAGTTAATTTAGTTACAAAAAAATTATTTCAATTAGCTTCTACTCCGGCTCAGATTTTAATGATAGGATCTCAAAAGTTAAATTACTTTATTAAATCTATTGGTTTTCATAATAAAAAAACATTATTTATTATTGAATTGTCTAAAATATTACAAATAAAATATAAAGGGAATATACCATCTACAAAAAAAAAGTTGTTATGTTTACCGGGAGTAGGTCAAAAAACAGCAAATATTATTTTAAATACTATTTTTGGTAAACGATATATTGCTGTAGATAGACATGTTTTTCGTGTGTGTAATCGAACAGGTTTTGCTATTGGTAAATCTACAAGTATTATTGAAAAAAAATTAATGAGATATGTACCTAAGAAATTTATTTTACGATTTCATAATTGGTTTGTATTACACGGTCGTTATATTTGTAAAGCTAAAAATCCTCAATGTAATATTTGCATTATAAAAATATGGTGTAAATATTTTAAAAAAAGATTTTCTCATGAGAAATAG
- the tyrS gene encoding tyrosine--tRNA ligase, which produces MDDKNHILSILKKRKLIFQISDYMSLYNYVLNKKISLYCGFDPTADSLHIGHLLPIICLKFFQNLGFFPYILVGRATSMVGDPSFKLYERKLYSIDLISYNQKKIKKQLLYLFRHNHNAKNSVLFFDNYTWFKNISILDFLKNVGKYFSINNMIHKESVKNRLLNVKNGISFTEFSYSLLQAYDFYYLFKKYGVRLQVGGSDQWGNITSGIHLIKKLFHKQVYGLTVPLFTKTNGEKFGKTETDTIWLDPKKTSPYKFYQFWINIPDDKVYHGLKMLTFLKNDQINTLDDKKNFIENILDKKLLLADTLTRFVHGKKNLLAVKRISAFLFGQEEINSLQEDDFSQLLKDGIPFIICQSIISLPNILVQSKLSSSLSQAKRIIFSGGVYVNDILRKTKDYLFQKSDYLFGKYTLIRKGKKNFVLIYWKF; this is translated from the coding sequence ATGGATGATAAAAATCATATTTTATCTATTTTAAAAAAAAGAAAATTGATTTTTCAAATTTCAGATTATATGAGTTTATATAATTATGTTCTGAATAAAAAAATTTCCTTATATTGTGGTTTTGATCCAACCGCAGATAGCTTACATATCGGTCATTTATTACCGATTATTTGTCTCAAATTTTTTCAAAATCTTGGTTTTTTTCCGTATATTTTAGTAGGTAGAGCTACTAGTATGGTAGGAGACCCTAGTTTTAAGCTATATGAACGTAAACTTTATTCTATTGATTTAATAAGTTACAATCAAAAAAAAATAAAGAAACAACTGTTATATTTGTTTCGGCATAATCATAATGCTAAAAATAGCGTATTGTTTTTTGATAATTATACATGGTTTAAAAATATTTCGATTTTGGATTTTTTAAAAAATGTTGGAAAATATTTTTCAATCAATAACATGATTCATAAAGAATCGGTAAAGAATAGATTGTTAAATGTCAAAAATGGTATTTCATTTACCGAATTTTCGTATAGCTTATTACAGGCTTATGATTTTTACTATTTATTTAAGAAATATGGTGTGAGATTACAAGTGGGTGGGTCAGATCAATGGGGGAATATTACGTCAGGTATACATTTAATAAAAAAATTATTTCATAAACAAGTATATGGTTTAACTGTTCCATTATTTACTAAAACTAATGGAGAAAAATTTGGAAAAACAGAAACTGATACTATTTGGTTAGATCCTAAGAAAACTAGTCCATATAAATTTTATCAATTTTGGATAAATATTCCGGATGATAAAGTATATCATGGATTAAAAATGTTGACTTTTTTAAAAAATGATCAAATTAATACTTTAGATGATAAAAAAAATTTTATAGAAAATATTTTAGATAAAAAATTATTGCTAGCGGATACATTGACTCGTTTTGTTCATGGAAAAAAAAATCTTCTTGCGGTTAAAAGAATTTCTGCATTTTTATTTGGTCAAGAAGAAATAAATAGTTTGCAAGAAGATGATTTTTCTCAATTATTAAAAGATGGAATACCATTTATTATTTGTCAGAGTATCATTAGTTTACCAAATATTTTAGTGCAATCTAAATTATCTTCTTCTTTAAGTCAGGCAAAAAGAATAATTTTTTCTGGTGGTGTATATGTTAATGATATATTAAGGAAAACAAAAGATTATTTATTTCAAAAAAGTGATTATTTATTTGGAAAATATACGTTAATACGTAAAGGAAAAAAGAATTTTGTTTTAATTTATTGGAAATTTTGA
- a CDS encoding HesB/IscA family protein, translating to MSQKNYKIKLEKKKWKGIQITTAAEKQMLKLVQKDQKCTGIKINIKKSGCAGLKYILNLVYIQKDSDFIFYNNQIRIFIPKKKINIIEETIIDFSKNGLNYHFTFYNKKNKYHCGCGESFNIK from the coding sequence ATGTCACAAAAAAACTATAAAATTAAGCTTGAAAAAAAAAAATGGAAAGGAATACAAATCACAACAGCAGCAGAAAAACAAATGTTAAAATTAGTTCAAAAAGATCAAAAGTGCACGGGGATTAAAATAAACATAAAAAAATCAGGATGTGCTGGACTAAAATATATTTTAAATTTAGTGTACATACAAAAAGATTCAGATTTTATTTTTTATAATAATCAAATCAGAATATTTATTCCTAAGAAAAAAATAAACATAATAGAAGAAACAATAATAGATTTTTCAAAAAATGGTTTAAATTATCATTTTACTTTTTACAATAAAAAAAATAAATATCATTGTGGTTGTGGAGAAAGTTTCAATATTAAATAA